The Cyprinus carpio isolate SPL01 chromosome A19, ASM1834038v1, whole genome shotgun sequence genome has a segment encoding these proteins:
- the LOC109110845 gene encoding GON-4-like protein isoform X2 produces MDQSRKRRLNTRKPGLAQCKVARAGELEVDVTEATGSHRHFSNITIRASSPQSDSSCQEQDAACIQKPEGDAEKTSIITCDKEQGGTRTPGRRKGLRRKRVEAEVEAQQKEAEDEIQPEVEIDQELDRELENKSRQHNLTSANVRSIIHEVITNEHVVAMMKAAISETEPLLVFEPKMTRSKLKEVVEKGVVIPAWNISPIKKPTKKGPQFVDIPLEEEDSSDEEYRPDEDEEDETAEETLLESDFENSSSSPRCSRVNLHRSHSEHEEDAASSSRLNLQRSRHLKVAVTPMGPPPAPAAPSRAPPECSFLEKLHAVDEELAISPEHMEVYQSLSSANGEESLISFRTRSKRPLRNIPLGRLEAELHAPDFTPDMYEFGSAPEDREWTQWLQGLMTSDMENEEEGDDEDDPEYNFLAETDEPDVEDYRNDKAVRITKKEVNDLMEELFDTLQDELGGQEEEGHEEEEEKEEEESPLQEPPGIMENIQYQDPLADVLKQRYRTVREQLAAVRKRKALLESKGVSVPPSCPRRPSSPITSLTLNTAQKLQLQQQIQQHVQLLTQMNMLCSSVKGLETEASTSRQFLLELQMFAQRGEPSCDPVEHVFTSIFKACNLQGAISLLEELDQSPKGDPAVSSPGFPGCQLPAPLAWLMATRPVFLYPELLPTIQLRPSRFKGQFTSAEDCLVVLGHKHLRSTLNPLQMTCRYLLAARSFISLKSHIRDACHKPFPNAIKTYFVMGKCPPMPLACKRVGPFDQRPPVEREKSLMPDWLSKNLKLVIMFNQGSGNFQSTSSAEEATKSPGPGAHCSFSPGMRYPPRLPEDLAQTLESLSLGSCKKKKDKTAKLTKPLKPPPSAEELEVFLNQLPTILPKPNSCLSRKGATNGPLERAIIVCNVSNVPPMGRNPGGDVDTLPPAPVAPELSSSRTVPVKNVVETPMGVSGSPQRAQVGATQGDVIITLPAALAPELNPCPSGHITVNQTAQIVTSNALISLQPPTVPDSLICPTTIIKTSTFNAPSAIDSQRCGTQPKVMPRASGGLAQIHQKPLNRFFLLPPGCVFASSSLGHQIAGQDQTLKGSSALKSTDIFHSIDGPQGGPPQMTSVHDAPFECLQETAAAEEELNSDDGGWIENEVEECGEEGPRELFLTLSESSGSPTPSIEGEDADMEMLLGRREKLEEQKSKERQGSNRLTVVEKETGNKDVSDVLFVPELQKTLEKLSHLTTEMRCEKEGSSDDGESNHQPAGAHRTGSVESPLVLYDDAPDDDPNRDAKDAAFAQAYLEKVYEVLQMVPGKVDEFLTVLSEFEKDPESRTSLELLTRLKPVLSDWPELLRDFAAFLHPDQARECGLLAEQQAFERSRRFLRQLECTFGEQSDLYRKVVHILQGGPSQDLPDFREMKAQLTLLFRDHTDLLEEFWEFFKQLYPQVQDEDRADNVETSQGLEGNHACQPVRTVLPDQTVEPVKTANIHGRKRNKQMAETKKNKAEKNSVVAESKTEAAESSSVDSQQSSFNATGSSVCAKNISCAANGKKVVLWTREADRVILTTCQQRGAKPDTFHAIAAQLGNKSANEVLERFQDLIRLFHKSSILHPTSQSDPEIQSSTIEDEPD; encoded by the exons ATGGACCAATCCCGCAAACGGAGATTAAATACTAGGAAACCTGGGCTTGCTCAGTGTAAAGTGGCGAGAGCTGGAGAGCTGGAGGTTGATGTTACAGAGGCTACAGGATCACACAGGCACTTCAGTAACATTACCATCAGAGCCTCCAGCCCGCAGTCTGACAGCTCCT GTCAAGAACAAGACGCTGCATGTATCCAGAAGCCTGAAGGTGACGCTGAGAAGACCTCGATCATCACATGCG ATAAGGAACAGGGTGGAACCCGAACGCCGGGCAGAAGGAAAGGTCTGAGAAGGAAAAGAGTAGAAGCTGAAGTAGAAGCTCAGCAGAAGGAAGCTGAAGATGAAATCCAGCCAGAGGTGGAGATTGACCAAGAGCTGGACAGAGAACTGGAAAATAAATCTCGACAACATAACCTGACCTCTGCCAACGTTCGTAGCATCATTCAT GAAGTGATCACCAATGAGCATGTTGTGGCTATGATGAAAGCTGCTATCAGTGAAACTGAACCCCTTCTTGTGTTC gagCCCAAGATGACCCGCTCTAAACTGAAGGAGGTTGTAGAGAAAGGAGTT gtCATTCCCGCTTGGAACATTTCACCAATAAAGAAGCCCACAAAG AAAGGACCCCAGTTTGTGGATATTCCTTTAGAAGAGGAAGACTCTTCTGATGAAGAGTATCGGCCTGATGAAGACGAGGAGGATGAGACAGCTGAGGAG ACTCTTCTGGAAAGTGACTTTGAGAACTCCTCGTCTTCTCCACGGTGCAGTCGAGTGAACCTCCACAGATCACACTCTGAACATGAAGAGGACGCAGCCAGCAGCTCGAGACTG aACCTTCAGAGATCTAGGCACCTGAAGGTGGCTGTCACTCCAATGGGACCCCCACCAGCACCAGCGGCCCCCTCCAGGGCCCCCCCAGAGTGCAGCTTCTTAGAGAAACTCCATGCGGTGGACGAGGAGCTGGCCATCAGCCCTGAACACATGGAGGTATATCAG AGTCTCAGTAGTGCTAATGGAGAGGAGAGCCTGATTTCGTTTCGCACACGATCCAAGCGCCCGCTGAGGAACATCCCTCTGGGGCGCCTGGAGGCGGAGCTACATGCTCCTGACTTCACTCCAGACATGTATGAGTTTGGCTCCGCCCCTGAGGACAGAGAATGGACGCAGTGGCTGCAGGGCCTCATGACTTCAGATATGGAGAATGAAG AGGAGGGTGATGATGAAGACGACCCCGAGTACAATTTTCTGGCTGAGACTGATGAGCCTGATGTGGAGGACTATAGGAATGACAAGGCAGTGCGCATCACCA AAAAGGAAGTCAATGACTTGATGGAGGAACTATTTGACACA CTTCAGGATGAATTAGGGGGTCAGGAAGAAGAAGGAcatgaggaagaagaggaaaaagaagaagaggagagtCCCTTACAGGAGCCACCTGGCATTATGGAGAATATTCA GTACCAGGACCCATTAGCAGATGTCTTGAAGCAGCGATATCGTACAGTGCGGGAGCAGCTGGCGGCGGTGAGGAAGCGGAAAGCTCTGCTGGAGAGTAAAGGAGTGTCTGTACCTCCATCCTGTCCTCGACGCCCCTCCAGCCCCATAACATCCTTGACCCTGAACACAGCTCAGAAACTACAGCTACAGCAGCAGATCCAGCAG CACGTGCAGCTCCTCACACAGATGAACATGTTGTGCAGTTCGGTTAAAGGTCTGGAGACAGAGGCTTCAACCAGCAGACAGTTCTTG TTGGAGCTGCAGATGTTTGCCCAGCGTGGAGAACCATCCTGCGATCCAGTAGAGCATGTCTTCACCAGCATCTTCAAAGCCTGCAACCTTCAGGGGGCTATTTCTCTCCTGGAGGAATTAGATCAGTCACCCAAAGGGGACCCTGCAGTCTCGAGTCCAGGTTTCCCTG GATGTCAGTTGCCTGCTCCTTTGGCCTGGCTTATGGCGACTCGACCGGTGTTTCTCTACCCAGAGCTACTTCCTACAATCCAGCTGCGTCCTTCTAGATTCAAAGGACAGTTTACTTCAGCAGAAGATTG TCTTGTTGTTCTAGGTCATAAGCATTTAAGAAGTACCTTAAACCCACTGCAGATGACTTGTCGCTATCTGCTTGCTGCTAGGAGCTTTATCAGTTTAAAATCACACATCCGTGATGCATGTCATAAGCCCTTTCCCAATGCCATCAAG aCATACTTTGTGATGGGAAAATGCCCTCCCATGCCCTTGGCCTGTAAGAGGGTCGGCCCTTTTGACCAGCGCCCCCCGGTGGAGCGAGAAAAGAGCCTCATGCCTGATTGGCTCTCG AAAAACCTGAAGCTTGTAATAATGTTTAACCAAGGATCTGGAAACTTCCAGAGTACCAGTTCGGCAGAAGAAGCCACCAAGTCTCCAGGTCCAGGAGCTCACTGTAGCTTCTCTCCAGGCATGCGTTACCCTCCCAGGCTTCCTGAGGACCTTGCTCAGACACTTGAATCTTTGTCTTTGGGCtcctgtaaaaagaaaaaagacaagactGCTAAATTAACCAAGCCTTTGAAACCTCCCCCATCAGCTGAGGAGCTAGAAGTGTTTCTCAACCAGTTACCAACCATTTTACCAAAACCGAATTCATGCTTGTCTAGAAAAGGAGCTACGAATGGTCCTTTAGAGAGAGCGATTATAGTATGTAACGTGTCAAACGTGCCTCCGATGGGACGAAACCCAGGTGGAGATGTTGACACTTTACCGCCTGCTCCAGTCGCACCTGAACTGAGCTCTTCAAGGACTGTTCCTGTGAAAAATGTTGTAGAAACACCAATGGGTGTCTCTGGTTCTCCACAGAGAGCTCAAGTTGGTGCAACCCAGGGGGACGTAATCATCACGTTACCTGCTGCTTTGGCACCAGAGCTGAATCCCTGTCCTTCAGGGCATataactgtcaatcaaactgcaCAAATAGTCACCTCTAATGCTCTAATATCTCTTCAACCACCTACGGTTCCCGACAGCTTAATATGTCCCACCACCATCATAAAGACGTCCACATTCAACGCCCCATCAGCTATAGATAGTCAGCGCTGTGGCACTCAGCCTAAAGTTATGCCGAGGGCTTCTGGTGGTCTAGCTCAAATACATCAAAAACCTCTAAATCGTTTTTTTCTCCTTCCTCCGGGCTGTGTGTTTGCAAGCAGCAGCCTTGGCCATCAGATAGCTGGACAAGATCAAACCTTGAAAGGTTCATCAGCTCTGAAGAGCACAGACATTTTTCACAGCATTGATGGGCCACAAGGAGGTCCACCACAGATGACATCCGTTCATGATGCTCCTTTTGAGTGCTTACAAGAAACCGCTGCAGCAGAGGAAGAGCTGAATAGTGATGATGGAGGATGGATTGAGAATGAGGTGGAAGAGTGTGGTGAAGAGGGCCCCAGAGAGCTCTTTCTCACACTTTCTGAATCCTCCGGGAGCCCGACGCCCAGCATTGAGGGGGAAGACGCTGACATGGAGATGCTTTTGGGCAGGAGAGAGAAACTAGAGGAGCAGAAATCAAAAGAAAGGCAAGGCAGCAATAGGCTGACGGTGGTGGAGAAGGAAACAGGAAACAAAGATGTTTCAGACGTCCTGTTTGTTCCAGAACTTCAG AAAACCCTTGAGAAACTCTCACATCTGACCACAGAGATGAGATGTGAAAAGGAAGGAAGTTCAGATGATGGAGAGTCAAACCATCAACCTGCAG GTGCCCACCGTACCGGTAGTGTGGAGAGTCCTTTGGTTCTTTATGATGATGCGCCTGATGACGATCCTAACAGAGATGCTAAAGATGCCGCATTTGCCCAGGCTTACCTGGAGAAG GTCTATGAGGTGCTGCAGATGGTTCCTGGGAAAGTGGACGAGTTCTTGACTGTTCTCTCAGAGTTTGAGAAAGACCCAGAAAGTCGCACGTCACTAGAGCTGCTGACGAGACTCAAGCCTGTGCTGAGCGACTGGCCTGAGCTGCTTCGAGATTTTGCTGCCTTCCTGCATCCAGATCAAGCCAGAGAGTGTGGCCTG CTGGCGGAGCAGCAGGCGTTTGAGCGCAGCAGACGGTTTCTGCGCCAGCTGGAGTGTACTTTTGGAGAGCAGTCTGATCTCTACAGAAAAGTGGTGCACATTCTACAAGGGGGTCCTTCACAGGATCTTCCTGACTTCAGAGAG atgaaagctcAACTAACATTGCTGTTCCGTGATCACACTGATTTGCTGGAGGAATTCTGGGAATTTTTTAAGCAGCTGTACCCACAAGTGCAAGATGAGGATCGTGCCGACAATGTGGAAACCAGTCAGGGCTTGGAAGGAAACCATGCATGTCAACCAGTCAGAACTGTCTTACCAGATCAAACAGTGGAGCCTGTCAAAACAGCCAATATACACGGacgaaaaagaaacaaacag ATGGCAGAAACTAAAAAGAACAAGGCCGAGAAAAACAGTGTGGTAGCAGAGTCAAAAACAGAGGCAGCTGAATCTTCTTCAGTGGACAGTCAACAGTCTTCGTTTAACGCCACAGGAAGCTCAGTCTGTGCCAAGAATATCTCTTGCGCagcaaatggaaaaaaagtaGTCCTTTGGACGAG GGAGGCAGACCGTGTAATACTGACCACCTGTCAGCAGAGAGGAGCCAAACCGGACACGTTTCATGCCATTGCAGCCCAGCTTGGCAACAAATCAGCCAACGAG GTTTTGGAGCGCTTTCAAGACCTCATTAGGTTGTTCCACAAATCCAGCATTTTACATCCCACAAGCCAATCGGACCCAGAGATCCAGTCCAGTACGATAGAAGATGAACCAGACTGA
- the LOC109110845 gene encoding GON-4-like protein isoform X3, translated as MDQSRKRRLNTRKPGLAQCKVARAGELEVDVTEATGSHRHFSNITIRASSPQSDSSCQEQDAACIQKPEGDAEKTSIITCDKEQGGTRTPGRRKGLRRKRVEAEVEAQQKEAEDEIQPEVEIDQELDRELENKSRQHNLTSANVRSIIHEVITNEHVVAMMKAAISETEPLLVFEPKMTRSKLKEVVEKGVVIPAWNISPIKKPTKVKKGPQFVDIPLEEEDSSDEEYRPDEDEEDETAEETLLESDFENSSSSPRCSRVNLHRSHSEHEEDAASSSRLNLQRSRHLKVAVTPMGPPPAPAAPSRAPPECSFLEKLHAVDEELAISPEHMESLSSANGEESLISFRTRSKRPLRNIPLGRLEAELHAPDFTPDMYEFGSAPEDREWTQWLQGLMTSDMENEEEGDDEDDPEYNFLAETDEPDVEDYRNDKAVRITKKEVNDLMEELFDTLQDELGGQEEEGHEEEEEKEEEESPLQEPPGIMENIQYQDPLADVLKQRYRTVREQLAAVRKRKALLESKGVSVPPSCPRRPSSPITSLTLNTAQKLQLQQQIQQHVQLLTQMNMLCSSVKGLETEASTSRQFLLELQMFAQRGEPSCDPVEHVFTSIFKACNLQGAISLLEELDQSPKGDPAVSSPGFPGCQLPAPLAWLMATRPVFLYPELLPTIQLRPSRFKGQFTSAEDCLVVLGHKHLRSTLNPLQMTCRYLLAARSFISLKSHIRDACHKPFPNAIKTYFVMGKCPPMPLACKRVGPFDQRPPVEREKSLMPDWLSKNLKLVIMFNQGSGNFQSTSSAEEATKSPGPGAHCSFSPGMRYPPRLPEDLAQTLESLSLGSCKKKKDKTAKLTKPLKPPPSAEELEVFLNQLPTILPKPNSCLSRKGATNGPLERAIIVCNVSNVPPMGRNPGGDVDTLPPAPVAPELSSSRTVPVKNVVETPMGVSGSPQRAQVGATQGDVIITLPAALAPELNPCPSGHITVNQTAQIVTSNALISLQPPTVPDSLICPTTIIKTSTFNAPSAIDSQRCGTQPKVMPRASGGLAQIHQKPLNRFFLLPPGCVFASSSLGHQIAGQDQTLKGSSALKSTDIFHSIDGPQGGPPQMTSVHDAPFECLQETAAAEEELNSDDGGWIENEVEECGEEGPRELFLTLSESSGSPTPSIEGEDADMEMLLGRREKLEEQKSKERQGSNRLTVVEKETGNKDVSDVLFVPELQKTLEKLSHLTTEMRCEKEGSSDDGESNHQPAGAHRTGSVESPLVLYDDAPDDDPNRDAKDAAFAQAYLEKVYEVLQMVPGKVDEFLTVLSEFEKDPESRTSLELLTRLKPVLSDWPELLRDFAAFLHPDQARECGLLAEQQAFERSRRFLRQLECTFGEQSDLYRKVVHILQGGPSQDLPDFREMKAQLTLLFRDHTDLLEEFWEFFKQLYPQVQDEDRADNVETSQGLEGNHACQPVRTVLPDQTVEPVKTANIHGRKRNKQMAETKKNKAEKNSVVAESKTEAAESSSVDSQQSSFNATGSSVCAKNISCAANGKKVVLWTREADRVILTTCQQRGAKPDTFHAIAAQLGNKSANEVLERFQDLIRLFHKSSILHPTSQSDPEIQSSTIEDEPD; from the exons ATGGACCAATCCCGCAAACGGAGATTAAATACTAGGAAACCTGGGCTTGCTCAGTGTAAAGTGGCGAGAGCTGGAGAGCTGGAGGTTGATGTTACAGAGGCTACAGGATCACACAGGCACTTCAGTAACATTACCATCAGAGCCTCCAGCCCGCAGTCTGACAGCTCCT GTCAAGAACAAGACGCTGCATGTATCCAGAAGCCTGAAGGTGACGCTGAGAAGACCTCGATCATCACATGCG ATAAGGAACAGGGTGGAACCCGAACGCCGGGCAGAAGGAAAGGTCTGAGAAGGAAAAGAGTAGAAGCTGAAGTAGAAGCTCAGCAGAAGGAAGCTGAAGATGAAATCCAGCCAGAGGTGGAGATTGACCAAGAGCTGGACAGAGAACTGGAAAATAAATCTCGACAACATAACCTGACCTCTGCCAACGTTCGTAGCATCATTCAT GAAGTGATCACCAATGAGCATGTTGTGGCTATGATGAAAGCTGCTATCAGTGAAACTGAACCCCTTCTTGTGTTC gagCCCAAGATGACCCGCTCTAAACTGAAGGAGGTTGTAGAGAAAGGAGTT gtCATTCCCGCTTGGAACATTTCACCAATAAAGAAGCCCACAAAGGTGAAG AAAGGACCCCAGTTTGTGGATATTCCTTTAGAAGAGGAAGACTCTTCTGATGAAGAGTATCGGCCTGATGAAGACGAGGAGGATGAGACAGCTGAGGAG ACTCTTCTGGAAAGTGACTTTGAGAACTCCTCGTCTTCTCCACGGTGCAGTCGAGTGAACCTCCACAGATCACACTCTGAACATGAAGAGGACGCAGCCAGCAGCTCGAGACTG aACCTTCAGAGATCTAGGCACCTGAAGGTGGCTGTCACTCCAATGGGACCCCCACCAGCACCAGCGGCCCCCTCCAGGGCCCCCCCAGAGTGCAGCTTCTTAGAGAAACTCCATGCGGTGGACGAGGAGCTGGCCATCAGCCCTGAACACATGGAG AGTCTCAGTAGTGCTAATGGAGAGGAGAGCCTGATTTCGTTTCGCACACGATCCAAGCGCCCGCTGAGGAACATCCCTCTGGGGCGCCTGGAGGCGGAGCTACATGCTCCTGACTTCACTCCAGACATGTATGAGTTTGGCTCCGCCCCTGAGGACAGAGAATGGACGCAGTGGCTGCAGGGCCTCATGACTTCAGATATGGAGAATGAAG AGGAGGGTGATGATGAAGACGACCCCGAGTACAATTTTCTGGCTGAGACTGATGAGCCTGATGTGGAGGACTATAGGAATGACAAGGCAGTGCGCATCACCA AAAAGGAAGTCAATGACTTGATGGAGGAACTATTTGACACA CTTCAGGATGAATTAGGGGGTCAGGAAGAAGAAGGAcatgaggaagaagaggaaaaagaagaagaggagagtCCCTTACAGGAGCCACCTGGCATTATGGAGAATATTCA GTACCAGGACCCATTAGCAGATGTCTTGAAGCAGCGATATCGTACAGTGCGGGAGCAGCTGGCGGCGGTGAGGAAGCGGAAAGCTCTGCTGGAGAGTAAAGGAGTGTCTGTACCTCCATCCTGTCCTCGACGCCCCTCCAGCCCCATAACATCCTTGACCCTGAACACAGCTCAGAAACTACAGCTACAGCAGCAGATCCAGCAG CACGTGCAGCTCCTCACACAGATGAACATGTTGTGCAGTTCGGTTAAAGGTCTGGAGACAGAGGCTTCAACCAGCAGACAGTTCTTG TTGGAGCTGCAGATGTTTGCCCAGCGTGGAGAACCATCCTGCGATCCAGTAGAGCATGTCTTCACCAGCATCTTCAAAGCCTGCAACCTTCAGGGGGCTATTTCTCTCCTGGAGGAATTAGATCAGTCACCCAAAGGGGACCCTGCAGTCTCGAGTCCAGGTTTCCCTG GATGTCAGTTGCCTGCTCCTTTGGCCTGGCTTATGGCGACTCGACCGGTGTTTCTCTACCCAGAGCTACTTCCTACAATCCAGCTGCGTCCTTCTAGATTCAAAGGACAGTTTACTTCAGCAGAAGATTG TCTTGTTGTTCTAGGTCATAAGCATTTAAGAAGTACCTTAAACCCACTGCAGATGACTTGTCGCTATCTGCTTGCTGCTAGGAGCTTTATCAGTTTAAAATCACACATCCGTGATGCATGTCATAAGCCCTTTCCCAATGCCATCAAG aCATACTTTGTGATGGGAAAATGCCCTCCCATGCCCTTGGCCTGTAAGAGGGTCGGCCCTTTTGACCAGCGCCCCCCGGTGGAGCGAGAAAAGAGCCTCATGCCTGATTGGCTCTCG AAAAACCTGAAGCTTGTAATAATGTTTAACCAAGGATCTGGAAACTTCCAGAGTACCAGTTCGGCAGAAGAAGCCACCAAGTCTCCAGGTCCAGGAGCTCACTGTAGCTTCTCTCCAGGCATGCGTTACCCTCCCAGGCTTCCTGAGGACCTTGCTCAGACACTTGAATCTTTGTCTTTGGGCtcctgtaaaaagaaaaaagacaagactGCTAAATTAACCAAGCCTTTGAAACCTCCCCCATCAGCTGAGGAGCTAGAAGTGTTTCTCAACCAGTTACCAACCATTTTACCAAAACCGAATTCATGCTTGTCTAGAAAAGGAGCTACGAATGGTCCTTTAGAGAGAGCGATTATAGTATGTAACGTGTCAAACGTGCCTCCGATGGGACGAAACCCAGGTGGAGATGTTGACACTTTACCGCCTGCTCCAGTCGCACCTGAACTGAGCTCTTCAAGGACTGTTCCTGTGAAAAATGTTGTAGAAACACCAATGGGTGTCTCTGGTTCTCCACAGAGAGCTCAAGTTGGTGCAACCCAGGGGGACGTAATCATCACGTTACCTGCTGCTTTGGCACCAGAGCTGAATCCCTGTCCTTCAGGGCATataactgtcaatcaaactgcaCAAATAGTCACCTCTAATGCTCTAATATCTCTTCAACCACCTACGGTTCCCGACAGCTTAATATGTCCCACCACCATCATAAAGACGTCCACATTCAACGCCCCATCAGCTATAGATAGTCAGCGCTGTGGCACTCAGCCTAAAGTTATGCCGAGGGCTTCTGGTGGTCTAGCTCAAATACATCAAAAACCTCTAAATCGTTTTTTTCTCCTTCCTCCGGGCTGTGTGTTTGCAAGCAGCAGCCTTGGCCATCAGATAGCTGGACAAGATCAAACCTTGAAAGGTTCATCAGCTCTGAAGAGCACAGACATTTTTCACAGCATTGATGGGCCACAAGGAGGTCCACCACAGATGACATCCGTTCATGATGCTCCTTTTGAGTGCTTACAAGAAACCGCTGCAGCAGAGGAAGAGCTGAATAGTGATGATGGAGGATGGATTGAGAATGAGGTGGAAGAGTGTGGTGAAGAGGGCCCCAGAGAGCTCTTTCTCACACTTTCTGAATCCTCCGGGAGCCCGACGCCCAGCATTGAGGGGGAAGACGCTGACATGGAGATGCTTTTGGGCAGGAGAGAGAAACTAGAGGAGCAGAAATCAAAAGAAAGGCAAGGCAGCAATAGGCTGACGGTGGTGGAGAAGGAAACAGGAAACAAAGATGTTTCAGACGTCCTGTTTGTTCCAGAACTTCAG AAAACCCTTGAGAAACTCTCACATCTGACCACAGAGATGAGATGTGAAAAGGAAGGAAGTTCAGATGATGGAGAGTCAAACCATCAACCTGCAG GTGCCCACCGTACCGGTAGTGTGGAGAGTCCTTTGGTTCTTTATGATGATGCGCCTGATGACGATCCTAACAGAGATGCTAAAGATGCCGCATTTGCCCAGGCTTACCTGGAGAAG GTCTATGAGGTGCTGCAGATGGTTCCTGGGAAAGTGGACGAGTTCTTGACTGTTCTCTCAGAGTTTGAGAAAGACCCAGAAAGTCGCACGTCACTAGAGCTGCTGACGAGACTCAAGCCTGTGCTGAGCGACTGGCCTGAGCTGCTTCGAGATTTTGCTGCCTTCCTGCATCCAGATCAAGCCAGAGAGTGTGGCCTG CTGGCGGAGCAGCAGGCGTTTGAGCGCAGCAGACGGTTTCTGCGCCAGCTGGAGTGTACTTTTGGAGAGCAGTCTGATCTCTACAGAAAAGTGGTGCACATTCTACAAGGGGGTCCTTCACAGGATCTTCCTGACTTCAGAGAG atgaaagctcAACTAACATTGCTGTTCCGTGATCACACTGATTTGCTGGAGGAATTCTGGGAATTTTTTAAGCAGCTGTACCCACAAGTGCAAGATGAGGATCGTGCCGACAATGTGGAAACCAGTCAGGGCTTGGAAGGAAACCATGCATGTCAACCAGTCAGAACTGTCTTACCAGATCAAACAGTGGAGCCTGTCAAAACAGCCAATATACACGGacgaaaaagaaacaaacag ATGGCAGAAACTAAAAAGAACAAGGCCGAGAAAAACAGTGTGGTAGCAGAGTCAAAAACAGAGGCAGCTGAATCTTCTTCAGTGGACAGTCAACAGTCTTCGTTTAACGCCACAGGAAGCTCAGTCTGTGCCAAGAATATCTCTTGCGCagcaaatggaaaaaaagtaGTCCTTTGGACGAG GGAGGCAGACCGTGTAATACTGACCACCTGTCAGCAGAGAGGAGCCAAACCGGACACGTTTCATGCCATTGCAGCCCAGCTTGGCAACAAATCAGCCAACGAG GTTTTGGAGCGCTTTCAAGACCTCATTAGGTTGTTCCACAAATCCAGCATTTTACATCCCACAAGCCAATCGGACCCAGAGATCCAGTCCAGTACGATAGAAGATGAACCAGACTGA